acaaaatctgaccaaattagctgcctaatttcagcactgaaatgtctaataagtagtctgtggtcatcagctgtgaaatacagactaCGAAAATCAGGTAGCATGGTTCCAAGCACTGTTcatgcaattttatattaaacagtactggataaaataggaataatctaGCAATAAGGTCAGAAATTCTCAGGAAAGCCCTTGTTCAGATAAATGCCTGATCTCTCTTACCTTCTCTTATGGTCTTGGCTATACAGTGgtgcatttttgtgcattttcaatgggaaaactgaacaatGTTTTCACCCTTGTGCTTAGGGTACTCTCCCAAatttgaggaacttgggtgaatATCCTCAGCAACCTGGTGAAAGTCTAGATTTCCAATGCCTTGGGACAGTGCTGGAACTGTTAGATTATTATAAAATGATTGTTGGCCCTATTAACTACAGaataaacattgaaaatgttaatcaaaatctgatcacatgcaacttctcagatacttctgaagatgagagattttgaaaattcttcagtcgtatctggacagtaatgaattttaagaaggagatggacgactttctgctctttctactcAAAAAGTATGTCTTTAATCATGTACATTTCAACTTATAGGTTAGTTACTTGATTATCACAAAAGGACATAGAGTATTTGAGGTATAGATCATaatgaaagatcatttttctgGCTTGCTATTTGAGATTTTGGGAAATTTCAGCATATGGCTTCCCAGGTAGGTGGAATATAGTTAAACAATTTCTGGTGAAATGTTGCACTAAAAAATAATGGATCAATTGCTTCTGTtagaagaatcaaactgaaagctaTCGTGAAGAATTTGCACACctaaaactgtattgatttctcTACACACCATTACTTTGTTTACTGGATATGGCTTTTCTATCACAACAACAGTttgcttactttctttaaaaagcatctctaCAGCTTTGGCTTCAGATAAGCCTCTAAGCAACTTAGCAGCAATTATCATTTAGACTGCTATGCTTAAACAGGAATTGAAAGAAACTCAGAAGCAGCCTCTTGAacggcctgttctttctctgcccttttgtgAAGATCGCTTTGCATTGAAAGCCGCAGGACCCGACCGTTCAAAGACAGCCCTAGCAGtactctgctgtctcacattctttCTACTGACTGGCATTTGCTTGGTGAGGAGTACAGGACTCCTGCGTGTGCGACACACACAAGTACCCTCTGAACAGAGGCTTGGGTGCTGGAAGTACTGGTGggcctctgctgagctttctACATGGCTAAGGAGGGGCACCAGAGAGGAGAAGGTCTTCCAGTCAGTCCTTACTTCCACACGGCTGGGGCTgtaaaaagcagagccaaaacacacaggaatggCCAGAGGCTGCTACTCCAGACTCCAGAAAGCGAATCCCCATCTGGCCAGAACGCAGTCCCCCCCCACAGACAAATATGCTCTGGAATCACTCGCCCACCTCACGGTGTTCAAGGTCAGCTCCAGAcgcacagccctctccagctcccccccatacagacacagctcaagcacactgccagcacagctgggccacGCACACAACAGCCCTGCTTTGGCCAGTGGCTTGTCAAGAGGCCCTCCACCCCAAGGAAGCACCTCGTGGATTTCTGTTCAATaggcaatgttttatttcagtcagctgatTGCACTGGCTCCGTGGTAACACTCTgtggactgcctgctcttgccttGCCTGTCTTGCCTTCCCGCTGCTCACTTTCTGCACTCAAAGATGTTTTTGGAGGACCTCCTAGTTGCTCCGAAGATTCCTGAGCTCCACCCAGTTGTCTCTGAGGacttgagctgctgcctgctgcacactgggatgctCGTCTCCGTGGAACaagtggagagctgaaaatgacACAGGCAGATTCCTAAATGACTGCCAAAGCCCAGGACCGAACGGTCGTGCCGTCCCTGACTCTCTGAGCGAGCACCACTCGAGAAAGCTGGGCAGCTTTCCCTGGGCTCAGacctgggagagggagggaagggtgggagatgagtggtctgctttgcacactgtcactgcaaacCCTTGGCCTTCTGCACATAGTCAGCGAGAGAAGCTCTCTCCTGGCACCAAAGCTTCCTCCATCAGGAGTCTTCCATCTCCCTCTAAGTGGCCAGGAAGCTTCTTCTACTTCAGCCATTTGGCCGAATGTGTGCAAAAGCTTAGTTTCTCAAGAGCCTGACTTTTCCCAGCGGTTacccaaaagacattcagagtTTATCAGGAGCTTCTCTCTCTGGGGATGCAAGAGCACGGAGGCCATGTGCAGCTGACATAAAGTCATACCCAGGATGAGTATTGGGGCACGACACCAGAGAGAAGGGGCAGcgttgggcagtggaaggtggtgacatctttccatggaatgcaggaagggcaactgtaacctacctgtgctcagaaaactcgtactgtgctctctcagccactggctgtctGCGTTTTCCAGGATAACACCTAGTCGCACAATGCAAATAAGTAAACATCAAGGCACTTCCTGTGGTAGCCCTAATTCCCAATCTAGTCGCTTCCTGGTCTTGGACAATGGATGAtaggctttggggagcaggggaaagctaGAAATACCAAACCAGAAGGGTCCCTCCCGCTTTAAAGTTcctgggcagaagcaggaggcagagctgagcaactgTGTGCGCCAGGGGCCAAGCCTAATGTGGAGCACTAATTCCACTGTGCCTTTGCTAGAGACTTCAGCCCCTTTACAGCCTGtaactaattcctcctgctgccaccctcctaaggcaggtgactgtccctggtgccactgcagagaaagtggagattgtcctttgctgtctcttgcagggagcagcagaagagaaTATCAGCTTTGTCTCTTACCAGCTAATTGGATGGCTGCAGTCCGCATCCCCCAACACGAGCTCCAGAAGTAGGTCTGGAGGGTGTCATAGACGCTTTGCAGAAGCTCTGGCATGTCTCTGGCctggtagaaaacagagaaacaggagttctttggctgaaaaggccctgccattgacccttggcaaagagggcagatgaactaggagaggaaggaaagagacggAGGCTGCAAGGGACTGACAGTTCCCATCATTGCCATGCTAGTTCCCACCCTACCACTTCCCAGAAGGCCGCtccatgctccaggtctctgagccagggaaagtcactgccaccaggcagtctcaccctgggccacagcttactcaccaggtgactgcagacagcttcctggagctcttctgcactcttctcggtgttcagagcaacttgggtttgcagcttctgcaggcccaggaatggagtgcagagcaggaaagtgcttcgacaggcctgaaaaggagagttgccccagctcagccctccccaggaccagcgaggtgcctttcaagggacctcattgagctgagccctgctgttctctttcaagaGGGGGGGATGTTTCACTCAACGCCATTtatagaaaggagaggggagggattgCAACAGCAGCCATCGTTCCCCTGGCCTGGTATGTGGCACTCCAGAGAGAGTATCGGTGCCTGAGAGCTGTCGCCGCACGATAGCTGTTAACTGATGTGCCCTTGGGAGAAGCCCCGGATCTCAGGAAGCAGGGGAGATCAGAAGGGACATGGTCAGCAAaggcttggaggcctgagcactgcggagtctgggaagactgtcctgcacctcaaacagaaaatgctgttggaAGAGTTTGAGGTTGTCTTTCCATGCAGAGACATTATCAGGAAGGCCAGTATTGCTCTGCTGTTACCATGTAGCACCCTcctcatgaagaaagaagtgaaaggtggCTCTTACATTGCAAACTTCTGGATCTGGGTCCTGAAGATGGAGCATAATTCTGGTCCACGTAGAAGTTGTAATTTCTTTGCcgagaaaagatttccatttcctcttggcagaggaggccaggactcCATACAAGGTGAAGGCTGAGGAACGAAGGACTGCCTCGTCCTGCAATCAGGAAACCCCAGTCACCAAGTTGCTGCCTaggaccccaaaacaaacatctcctggCCAGCCAAATGCTGAGCCCATATCCTGAGCAATGGTTCTAGGCAGTTTGTCCAAGGCCAGAGGATCAAGAgaatccatttctttgaaagacaccATTTGGCATCAAGAAAGGGTTGCCTTATGCTGAGTCTTTCCTTGTCCATTGCTCAGCTTCTCAGGACTGTGCCTCCTGAGCTACTGGGCACTTAGGCTTTTGGTCTCCGAGGTCCTCAAACACTTTACTGGCACCTGACAGAGAGCTAAAAACCTAGAAGCTCTTGGACTCCAAAGTTCCCAGACTCAGAGCCACCTGGCAGCCTCACACGTTCCTAAGGCTTCAGGGCTTTCACACAGAGACAGCCCTCCAGGTGGCCTGTAAGGGAGTTGTAAACagtcagtttccatttccctcagaaaaagaaaaaaaaaccctcagattcAAAAGGCTCTACAAAATGGAATACTTGATTCCAGTTGGTACTGCTCTGTGGAAGAACTCCGGCTCTGAAGACTCTGTTGTGGTCTGTCATACCACAGCATGGGCACCTCTCATGTCAGAGCAAGTGAACTCCCGCCATTTGCGAGGAGCATCTAAGCAAGTCTTCCAGACTGTAGAGGccatggagaggaagaggcagtccaaggcgcaagccctcctttccagggtagatgctgaaaagacccagggtacagagctaggcaaaggagaccctcaacacccctcttcctctccattgacAATGAAAGAACCTGTGAGGGCTAGACCAGACATGGAGAACtactgtgaagggaggtgacgtCCTCCCTCAGTGTCCAGCCTTTCTTCACTCCTTCCCAAGGGCAATCCAAAGGTGATTAGCTCGCTATGGAGCTAGGAATCAGCAGACATCATCCCAAGTCtcatcagtttctcttcaggcttttctaggAATGAGGCTTCTTCCCTGAACCCAAACAGTCCTCATCTGTGCTTGCTCACATCATACCTTTCAGATGATCTCACAGACTACTCAAACAAGAGTTACCTACTGCTCGTTCACTTACGAcatcaaagaaagtcttggtaTAAAGGGCGATTTCTTTAAAGGTGACTCCAatgtccttctctcccagctctgccaccactttCGCCAGAGCTGACAAACTCTCGCCCACGATCTCAGAAGAGGTGACGTCCTTGATGGCCCTCATTAACGCCTTCAGAATGGCCTTCTtgtgctttctcagctgtcaaagcagaaggCACACAAGAGCTCCTCACCATTCATGCCTACAGCAGAAGTTCTTTACCATTTCTCCCAAGAACAGAATTGGCAAGAAACCAGTCCAGAGCACACCTTAGCCCAAGGCTACACACTCTGTCTCCAGTTGCACCTTTGAAGCCAGAGTGATGTCGGAGAATGGAGCATGGTCTTAAGACACACCAGAatttccctgttgtggttggtccaGCTTCTGTAAGCCTTGTGCAGCTCTTTACCAGGACCTGTCTGGTTAGGAGCTTTCTGTAGTGAGTGCAAGCTCATGctcaccttctcaggtgctccactggccagattgcccaggcccctcactgccatccggcgcacagtgctgctggcatccAGGGATTTGTCCACCAATGCACGGCGGACAGGCTGAAGTAGCTTCCACTTCTGAAGCATTGGCGCCTTCATCAGCTAGGAAAGAGCACCATGACCATTAGCATTAGATTGATCCTGAGCACTCATGGCACATGCGTAACTGTTCATGGATTCCAGCATGGCTGGGATACTTTCTGCTAGGatcttcctggagaaagagatggccgagacagcagcttgcaaagacaactgctctcaagccttccttttccaccttctgtcttacctcagcaaagaaagatgctgccatGATCCTCAGGTTTGCTGATGGCGAGTCCAGCCATGGCAAGACAGCACGTATGGTGGTCACCGTGACCACATCAGTttggaggagaacactgcacacacaacacaagaagacaagaaggcgacAGAGTATGAGGTTCCAACAGTCAGCTGCTGTGATGCAGACGGTCTTCTTTGGCAACTcaggacagcctccccaggcagataTGCTGGAGAGGTTCCCATCCAGACCGTTTCTGGCTTACAGTCACCcccaagaaggagagaaggcctcCACAAGGCTCTTACCTAGTCAGCAGACACATGCCCTCATGGTATGTCCggggattttcaagaaaagcccATGTGTTCTGCTTCCGGAGAATCCCCATGCATTTCTCACTGATGCACTTGCAGAGCACAGTATCTAAtgctttgatggaaagcctgattgaaaagaatatacatatgtcAGAATCGGAGCACTTGAGACTGTGTCAGGATCACTGAGGAAGCTCAGCCACTTTCAGAGGCACTCATTAACTTCTTCCAAGCCCCAGCGAGTAATACTCAAAGCACCCCCTGAAAGCACACTTCATAATCCCAAAGGGCATCAGGCTAAAAGGAAACTGGCATGATCACTCGCTTTGATGCCCCCAAACTCACTGAACACAGGGGAAAACCCGGAAGCCTCAACTTCTTTGATGCTAGAACCTGAGGGGTCTTCTGCAGTACCAGAGTACCATTTATGCAAAAGATGCACAACAAGGTCCTCCGAGCTGGGGAAATGAATTGCAGTGGGCAGGAATCACCATGCTGTCGCTGCATCACCACTTGTGGGTTCCCCAAACAGACTAGTAATGGTAGAAGAGGAGGCCCAGCACAGCTTGAGGGGACAGTCGCCCTTGCAAGGCCAAGAGGTACTTTGTTCTCTGTCATTCATATAAGCAAAGTCTCTCAGGGTtcatacaccaaaaagaaaaaaaagagagagagaaaaacaaacagcaccccAAGCGATGTTTGGAAACCTGCTGTGGCCACTGTctggacaaagagaaattcagttctggtttcctaaggaaaggatTAAACATGGTGACAGCAGAAATCTTGTCCATGGAGCACAGAAGCCTCTCTCATAGGAAGAACAGCTACCTTCAAGGCTATAAGACTGGAAGGACCAGAAGGATGTCCTGCCATATCCTCCAGTGCTGACAAACGGGTCGACTCAGCTGAAGGCCAGGGAGCTGTCTCCACTCATGTCTGGTGAGGCAGGAATGTTCCTGCTTTCATCAAACCCCAATCATTGAATAACTGAGACTTTTGATTCAGAAGCACCTCCAAAGGGGAATAAAATCATCCAAGGATGCCCAGGGAAGACTAATAACAAAGTAGACAAAAACCAAGCCcaaagaaatagatgaaacagcagaattcCCTGTGCATGATACAGAGTAAACCAATAGGtgaattttagctgtgctgagagGGCCAGTTCCgccttcatttctgctgtagcttttcctcaccagggccacacaagattttcttcagactagctcccaccagcctactttttcaaaagcatattgagCTCATGCTAGGGCACAAGAGACAActcacaggctttttaagaaagtggAGCAAAGCCTGACAAGAAcgcagagagaggagacagacatAGACAAAGACTGGCTTGGTGAGGTGAGCTAAAGCTGCATCCTTCATCTCTGCCCGTTTTGCTCATTACCTGCAAGGACTGCTGCCTTCACCACTTGCCACAAGGACTGGCTCGTCTTCAACTCTTCCTGCAGatgaaggcagctcctttccaagagtgttgctgatttgtttcagcagcattggaaacagccgtggcagcaggagagacacactttcccggggctccagggaatACACCAGCTCACGGAGGGCACAGGTTACCTATGAAGAAATGCCGTCACAAACCacttggaaaggaagagcttttgccaccacttaccccacctgcctgcccgcctgcctggctgctctcctctggagctcTGACTTCTGCCACAAGCTTGTGGATGGGCAACAACaagctctcacagcttctcaCAGTGATCAAAATGAGAATGACCCAGCAAAGCACACTGTGAGGCTTCTGCATGTGGATTTACAAGTGCCTGTGTACCAGGAGGATGTCCAACCCCTCGCTTTCATTCCACGGGATCCTCagccaaagaggggcagaaatgtcacttcacataccatgagaggctccagcgcagccagaTTGTCGCTCCCTTCCTCATCGAGGCAGTTGCTTCTGGCGGGGGTGTCTTCAGCGCTCTCCAGTTTGCCCATTAGCAACTGGagcatttcaattgcaaagatgcctctgccaagagtcctccacagctccacggTATCACTGCAGGTGAACAGTTTACCCGTGATCGCATGTACTGTTGGGCCTGCAGCCCCTCAAAGGCAGGTTAAATACTCCCCCCCTCCCAGCGCGGAGCTTtagcagccccagtccctggcaagtcacaagcacatgctctggcaacagtcggacttttctcctcggggaaagagacaactggctgctgaacagagtcccctctagtgccgccaggctgtggcgtctctgggctcctgaagtggaaggagaggggaggggaacctacctgtccatgggcaggtgTCTCTGGAGGAGGCTGCTGGTTACTGCCTCAGGGTGATAGCAGCCCAGGACAGACACTGCCTCAAAGAGGAACTCCTTcaggctgccctgctgagcagctggcagatgatcgtaaaggattgtcaggatttctggcacctggaagggacaaggaaagaacagcaggttgttttaggcctttcctaggGCTTCCCTTAAAGCCAGACCAATTCTTCAGCACATGAGCAAGTCCTGCTTCCTTGACCATTTGTCAAGATCTCACCCTAAACTTCAGCCCTACCACTCCACACAgtggagggttttcttttgggtctaagtgtgctccttgccctctcacgcacacagatgtgctgtcattgcacatgccttggctcccttctgttttcagcttctcttctcatgcacacaaaagacattttaacgtTTCACCCAGAGCAGTCTGAACGCTTCTAACTATGTGCTTGAAATAAggcaacatcaagacctaacACATTCTTCACACCTTCCGAAGATACCATGCAGTGCCTGCACAAGGGCCTTCAGGTCCTTCCTGGAGGAACCAGCTCTCCAGGGATACTTGTccttgcctccagcctcctcatttctcatagatttaacaccttccccagagggaacaactttgctctggaggaagaCATTTGGCAGATCCTTTCACCGCCAGAAACTGTGGCCGTAGCCTGCACAGAGCAAAACTACTCACTTCTCCTGTGGATGACAGCCATCAAGACACTATctgtctgctctttttccccacaggacAGACACCAAGCGATCTGCTGACCACGTATGAAAGGAACAGAGCCCAGGAGAAAAGATGGCTGGCACCGTTCACCAGTGGACCCCGAGACGCAGCACAgaccagagaaaggggggggcTCTACTAAATTGTGTCTATCAGATTTGCTCCTTCTTGGCACTGTGTCTGGAACAGTTGGAGACTTTGCTCCAGAAGGGTTTGTATTGCTGGTACCAGATGCACAGTAGCTCTTGGATTAGGTTGCCAGGACTTCAGCTGGATAAACAAGACATTCTTGGCTCTGCAtgcaagatgcatttctgcagaccacagcagCTAGACAAGGGGTAGTGCAGCAGCTCAGTGTCAAAGTTCCAACTCTAAAGATAAACAAGGGGTGTTTTACCTCCAgcaacatttctcttccacattcctTCAGGAAGATGAGCATCCACTCGCCTGCTGCCCGAGCACAAGTGGGGCTGAAGgacagcatgctgcccaggacagccttcagaaagcctcttgcctgctctgagcaaaaggatttgcatgcaacctggagagaaatgagaaacaggagaaacaacatcagaagtctgcttcctctcttacaagcaaaggacaagaaaacttgagcagcttctcagTTCAGCCATTAGCTAATCCTGAAGGTGGCAGGTGCTTTGTATTCCAATTGCACATAcaacttcttcttttgatttatgaagctCATAGAGTTGGAAGGCTCTTCCATGAGGTCGGTTGCTTGCCTACACaacttatgttcttaaaataactctcaagagctggcaagctaatacatgttaaaataaagagaaagccatCGGGCTAAGgaacttccctgctttgcttcaacagctcactttccccagatggagagtgtttgggtgtggatggatgaaaacaaacacacaaactcatAGAAACTTCATGGAGTCTACTTCTTTCCCCAGTGGGAACGCTAGATATTGTTATGCTTCAAAACCCTCTTACTACTTGCTAACAACAGAGGCCCCATTGCTATAGGCCActctgaaaggggagagaaatcttggaagtaaagaagagaaaagtgatggGAGCTGAGCCACCAGGTAGCCACAGCTCTGGCTTTGGAGTCAGTAACCTTTGCGATTTTGGAAGAGGTCCTCAGCAGCGAATCCACATCTGCGGCCATCAGCTCCTCACAGAAGTGATTCAGATCCACTTCCCTTGTGTGCATAACCTTGcctaaaagaaacacaggtgggaaaggataggcacattttctgaaaatgaaccccCAGTCCACAGCCATTGATCAAGGAATCACCAAATGGTGGTAGGGAATTCCACAGGGGTAGTGCAGGACCCTTCTGAACTCTGGGTGCAGCATTTTACGAGTCAGGCCATCAGATTCTGCTCTATGCcagtcagaaaaaacactctCCTTCTCCTACAGCAGTTTTCAGACTATACCTATTGTCCTCAACTATGGCTCCTCTTTTTCTCAGCCCCTCCATCCCATGTGCAAGCACAGGTCACACCTATCCTCTGACTGGGAGGAGGGTCTCCATAGATTCATCAGTGTGGACAGGTGATGCTGACCAAAGTCCACTCCAGAAGCCCAGGTGTACAACTCCCTTCTAAACAATTTCTCAACTGGGATCATTACTTTGTCTCTACAAAGCTAGAAAGTGCTGTCCTCTAATCCTTGGTGCCTGAGAGTGCTGCCCTGAGACAGAAATGTGGGAGGGCTCTCATTCTCCACAGCACCCAGAAGTGCCCctgaggcagggctgctcagagaaCTTTCCCAGGCCTCCCTTGTGCTAtggccaggagggaaaagaatgaccAAGGTCTGGATGCAAGAAACCAGCAGTCTGCTGTCCATTACTCTTCTCCTCTGGCAATggagccccctccctgcacattgcctctgctgccagacagggaagagagggaagagcaggcggaaggaagtgggaagcaatgactgttcttctcaccttgtgttgagagaaggcagctgatacaGTCGACTGCCCGCTGGCGTGATGTGGCCAGggagtcacagctgagaggccccagcACTCCAATCATGGAGCCAAACTGCTCAGAAGAGTTTTCTCTCTggtagaaatcaaagaaagaagaaagttctcaggctgcaggagtggCCCTTCAACCTTCTCCTTCTGACACTGACTCCTGACCCACAGCAGGGCATCTGGATCGACAGAAGCTCAGCTTTATCCTCCCAGGAGATTAGCaacccagagcacagctctgagcaaacctccctgccagggaagcagaagggcttAAGGAGCAATGCTGTCTTGGTGGCAGATGGGTGCTGAGgttagggcagagctgcagagaagacctGCAGGGCCTCCTGGCTCGCCAGGGCTGCCCTCGTCTTGGTTCCCCGAGAGACTCCAGCTGAAcccacaagcact
This portion of the Dromaius novaehollandiae isolate bDroNov1 unplaced genomic scaffold, bDroNov1.hap1 HAP1_SCAFFOLD_64, whole genome shotgun sequence genome encodes:
- the LOC135326463 gene encoding maestro heat-like repeat-containing protein family member 2B — encoded protein: MLIYSKIALHAPKQQLLARVETDIVENILCQYRTSPQDTELKLALIQSVTEVSCALQGVGTCENFSFASKRVLLELVLDFMKQEPLDCVASPVRYRAILAVEHLSKIKPSLTQKENCHLLQECFRSLFPLPPLEQTKEGEAADDAEHAEALYTRSLEALARLMTSLEEELTLSWLKETFHLLEAWLRSGKEWERERALYACTHLLKTYTERLEDARENSSEQFGSMIGVLGPLSCDSLATSRQRAVDCISCLLSTQGKVMHTREVDLNHFCEELMAADVDSLLRTSSKIAKVACKSFCSEQARGFLKAVLGSMLSFSPTCARAAGEWMLIFLKECGREMLLEVPEILTILYDHLPAAQQGSLKEFLFEAVSVLGCYHPEAVTSSLLQRHLPMDSDTVELWRTLGRGIFAIEMLQLLMGKLESAEDTPARSNCLDEEGSDNLAALEPLMVTCALRELVYSLEPRESVSLLLPRLFPMLLKQISNTLGKELPSSAGRVEDEPVLVASGEGSSPCRLSIKALDTVLCKCISEKCMGILRKQNTWAFLENPRTYHEGMCLLTSVLLQTDVVTVTTIRAVLPWLDSPSANLRIMAASFFAELMKAPMLQKWKLLQPVRRALVDKSLDASSTVRRMAVRGLGNLASGAPEKLRKHKKAILKALMRAIKDVTSSEIVGESLSALAKVVAELGEKDIGVTFKEIALYTKTFFDVDEAVLRSSAFTLYGVLASSAKRKWKSFLGKEITTSTWTRIMLHLQDPDPEVCNACRSTFLLCTPFLGLQKLQTQVALNTEKSAEELQEAVCSHLARDMPELLQSVYDTLQTYFWSSCWGMRTAAIQLAGKRQS